CGTAACGTGCTTGGTAATGCTCAAAAATCGTCATAATAACCTCCGAAACCCGCTGTAAAAGGTGCTTACATTTTAAAGTCTAGTCGCGAAAGTCTATGTTTGTGGAATAAAATTAAAAATTTAAGTGAAAAAAGATCATGTTGAAGAAGACTATTTTGTCAAATGACAGAGTTTAAAAGTATAAATAATAGGCATAAAAAAAGACGCTTTAGCGTCTTTTTTAAATTAGCGGTAAGTGCTAATTAAGCGAAGTTTGCGTTTGCAAATTCCCAGTTAACAAGTGACCAAAAACCTTTAAGGTAATCTGGACGCACGTTACGGTAATCAATGTAGTATGCGTGTTCCCATAAATCTACAGTAAGAACAGGTGTAACGCCGTCGTCAGTAAGTGGTGTAGCAGCGTTAGATGTATTAACGATGTCTAAAGAGCCATCGGCAAGTTTTACTAACCAAGTCCAGCTTGAACCGAAGTTATTTACTGCTTTGTCGTTTAATGCATCTTTAAACGCATCAAAAGAACCCCATTTAGCGTTAATTGCATCTGCAATTGCGCCAGTAGGCTCGCCGCCGCCATTTGGAGATAGGCTGTTCCAGTAAAACGTGTGATTCCAGATTTGCGCTGCGTTGTTAAATACCCCGCCTTCTGATGAACATACGATTTCTTCTAGAGATTTGTTTTCAAACTCTGTACCAGGGATCAAACCGTTAAGCTTAACAACGTAAGTGTTGTGGTGCTTACCGTGGTGAAACTCTAATGTTTCTTTTGAAATATGTGGCTCAAGTGCGTCGATTGCATATGGTAGTGACGGTAGTTCAAATGCCATTTTTTATCTCCATCTTTTTTAGTTGATAGTCCATTTGGTGATACGTAATGCCTGTTGAAACAGACCACTTACCTATACCAAGTGGGAATATAGTGTTACTATAATTGTTGAGTATTTTACTCAAGTTTAAGCAAACAGCAATGCTATTGCGAAAGACTATTTCAATTGTGGCTTTATTTGCCCATTTTAAGTTATATATTTATGGTCACGATGAGTTATTTTCAAGACCTAAGTATATTTAGCTATCGTTACTTTGAGGTTGTAGATGGAAACCATTGATAAAATTAAACAGCAAATTTCAGAAAACCCAATTATCCTTTTCATGAAAGGGTCACCTAAGTTACCAAACTGTGGTTTTTCTTCACAAGCTTCACAAGCACTTATGTCGTGTGGCGAACCGTTTGCATACGTTGATATTTTACTAAACCCAGACATTCGTGCTGAGCTTCCTGCGTACGCAAATTGGCCTACATTCCCACAACTTTGGGTTGAGGGTGAGCTAATTGGTGGTTGTGATATCATCATCGAAATGTTCCAACGTGGTGAATTACAACCGTTAATCACAGATACAGCGGCTAAGTACAAAGAAGCTGACGCTGAGTAATCTTATATTGCGAGCGCTATTTCTATAGTTCTGTGATAATAAAAGCCACGTTAAGTGGCTTTATTGTTTTTAGTATTTTTACAACACCACTTATCTGCACGGCAGGGTAACTTGCACGTTTAGACCACCACTTAATTTATTATGTAAGCTTATTTGTCCTTTATGTGCTTCAGCAATCTCTCTGCACAAAGCTAA
This DNA window, taken from Pseudoalteromonas marina, encodes the following:
- a CDS encoding Grx4 family monothiol glutaredoxin; its protein translation is METIDKIKQQISENPIILFMKGSPKLPNCGFSSQASQALMSCGEPFAYVDILLNPDIRAELPAYANWPTFPQLWVEGELIGGCDIIIEMFQRGELQPLITDTAAKYKEADAE
- a CDS encoding superoxide dismutase; translation: MAFELPSLPYAIDALEPHISKETLEFHHGKHHNTYVVKLNGLIPGTEFENKSLEEIVCSSEGGVFNNAAQIWNHTFYWNSLSPNGGGEPTGAIADAINAKWGSFDAFKDALNDKAVNNFGSSWTWLVKLADGSLDIVNTSNAATPLTDDGVTPVLTVDLWEHAYYIDYRNVRPDYLKGFWSLVNWEFANANFA